One Nicotiana tabacum cultivar K326 chromosome 23, ASM71507v2, whole genome shotgun sequence genomic window, AAGACACCACGTTTCCTCCTACAAGTTTTTACATATTCAATCTTAAGATACAAACATGTCAACTAGTAGTAGCAAAGTGGATAAAAAATTAGTTATTCAtccatattattcattaaaaaatgagttgaataatgaacttttaaaaaactagtcaaatatggataaaaacgATATTAttcacttagaaaatggataaccaatggataactaatgagtttaacttttatatttgtaaagacTTAAATTGGGGGCTcatcaagtttgggagactaggaattctcctaaaagtgatcatattcaagaagtcatggataatatggatatccatattatccgacATTTAACTTATCTATATTAAATATGGATGAAGGCGGATAATTTATCCAGTTTTGCATTAGTCGTCCATACTCGACCCGCCTGTTTGCCACTCCTAATGTCAACCTAACACCCGAGACTCAATGGTGTTTATAATTAGAATACCTTGTTAGGTGtttgtcctgattttcttaccatatttggttttcttATCTCTCAAAGGAAAGggcaacatatttaccataattgaatttttcttcttgtagaagaaaattataaaatCTCCCATATTTAGCTAGtcccttttcttgtaggaaaaggtttggacttATATAAATTGAGGGTCCTTCCTTCTCAtttagtagcatccacaatgtagccatacgAGGTTTAAGAGTCTTCTTTACGctgagaactttacgggacaattattagtgtgtcacttgtgtttgtctCTTCATGAgattgttctctcgatattttgtactctatttttatatagtggattactcatctccgccgtggacgtaggtcaattggctgaaccatgttaaatatttgtgtctcttttggtatatttctcttttgttataTGATTTATCGTTATTCAAGGTTTGCTTATTAGCTTCCACATGACACCTGATTATTTTCgatcctaacaagtggtatcagagcgaggctCAATACAGGTTCATCTTGGTGGGTTTAGTTTTAGCCGCAACCTATTTGACGGTAATCATATtttttgtctgagaaatttgaccggagtACTACGCAtgttgagacaaactttgtgaTGCAGATTTGGAGATGTAACCAAGTTGAAGGTTATGTaaagaaggtggatcaagtttgttttgtcagaaaattcaagccaggGGGAAGAATTGTTCAAGCCAggggggagaattgttaggtgtttgtcctgattttcttaccatatgtGGTTTTCCTATATCTTAAAGAAAAGggcaacatatttaccataattgagtTTTCTTTCTTGTAGAACGAAATTATAAATctctcatatttggctagtcccttttcttgtaggaaaaggtttggacttcTATATAATGAGGATCCTTCCTTCTTATTCAGTATCATTCATAATGTAGCCGTATGGatttgagagtcttgtttagcAGAAGAACTTTACCGGACAAGTGTTATGCCTCATTTGTTTGtacttaatggaggtctgaatccTAATTATTCAGATCTCAAACATTAAcgcgtttgtttttaaagtctgaatcttaatcatacagatcttaatcattaagttttttttttacttcacaatcaCTTAATGGATCTTTATGATTAAGATCTTTAACGATGATTTAATTTCATTCAGATGCTATCATCCACATTCATCATTAATTGTCACtaccgcctaccattatcaactattACCATGCCACCCACTACTACCATACTCAACTACCACCACCTCCTCAATCATAGCCGACACCATACTCGACAACCACCACCCAAAATCTCCACTACCCTCCCCCCTCACCATCATTCTCAACCACAACCACAATCACAAACTCATttacctcaactaccacaactaaccaccctATCACCATCACAACCATAGTCGGCACTGCCCACaattataaactaccaccaccTTCTTCAATCACAATCACAACCACCACAACCACCCACCATTATTAATTATTACCACCTACCACTACCATTCTCAATCATAATCGTCATCATTACCAATTACTACTAGCTACTACtctgaaccaccaccatcaaccaaaaccACCACCACACACTGTCTCTAGTCGACATTCACCAATACCACTATTAGCAATCACCACCACTAACTGccatattttataaaattgaaaatTCTTAATAAGActtgtaacttttttttttggtaactaacTTTATATTAATCACCAGGAATCAACATTACAATACCATAGCCAGTTTAACACAACTAGCTATCTAAAGAAAAACACCAAAAGTCTAAGCTGAACTAGCAAACCAGTAATCACCTCTAGCTAGCCAAGCTAGAACAACATGCTATGTAACAAGTTTTGGACACCATGAGATGCTCTAACATTGGACAAGTAGGCAATCTCTCTATCTATACTCTCCCAGTCCCTTGACTTCTTTTCGAAGATCTTCTGATTTCTCTCCATCCAAATGGCATAGACAAATTCTGTATAGACACTTCTAAAGATGTGAGCTTGTTGAGTCCTCCCTTTTGCATTCTGGATTATCCAAGCTACATGTTGATTCCATCTAGTGGTTGGCCCTGCCTGCTTCTGAAGCCATATGAGAGTCATATTCCACATTGTTATAGCGAAATCACAGTCCATGCACGAATGATTTCTATTTTCAGGTTGAGTATGGCACATGACACATTCTAAGTCAACAGTTATCCCCCATTTTGCTAGCCTATCAGTAGTGAGAAGCTTGTCTTGTAGCTGCAGCCACATGATGAATTTGGCATTGGGTCTAGCATCATTCTTATACATCATACATTTCTAGGGTACTTTAGGGGTAACTAGGTAGCAGCTGCTCATAAATTTGTTTGGTCGGGCTGCCTGGCCCCTTTCTTATCTGCACTTGCAACAAAGTCTGTCGAGCTTCCAAGATTTTTCTCATGATCCAACAAGCTTGTTAGGGAACTTTGGTTGTGGTAAGAGTTGGCCTTTGAGGTAGAACTCATGGATCTATTTGATCCATAATTTGTCATCTTTATGAGCAAGGTCCCAATGTGTCTTAGCTAGAGAAGCTCTATTCCAGATCCTTATGTTAAAGAGGTTTAATCCTCCAAAGGTTCTGGGAAAACACATCTTTTCCCAAGAGGCAAGGGCCTTTTTTGTAATAGTTTCAGTGCCTGACCACACAAAACTTCTACAATATGCATCAATAAGTTTAAGGACCTTAACTGCATTTGAAATAGTTGAGACCAATATGATCGGACTCCAAAAAGAATAGATTGTACCAGTTGAACTCTCCTAACATAGGAGAGTTTCTTTGATGTCCAGGAGGTTATTCTGGATACTATTTTCTCTATTAGAGGTTGCTATTGAATAAATGAGATCTTTTTAGTGGATAGGGGAACTCCTAGATACCTAATAGGTAAATCACCAGCAGGAATGCCAAACTTATGTACAATTCTATCTCTTTGCACGTGATCAACTCCACCAAAATAGATAGAGCTTTTCTGTAGATTGGTTTGTAACCCTGAAGCTTCTGAGAACTGTTTGAAAGCTTGGTGAAGTGCATTAACTGACTTCAGGTCACCTCTAGAAAATAACAATAAGTCATTTGTAAAGCTCAGATGGGTGATCTTCAATTTGGCACATCTGGGGTGGAAGTTAAAGGATTTGTCATCCCTAAGTTTATGTAGCTTCCTGCTCAAATATTCTATAGCCATTGCAAATAGATAAGGAGAAATGGGGTCTCCCTGTCTCAATCCTTTAGCAGCATCAAATGTCTTTGTAGTTTTCCCATTTACCATCACAGTATAATTCATAGTTTATACACATTCCATTATCCACGAGATAAATCTGCCAGAGAACACCAATTCACTTATATCCTCCTTCAAATATGGCCATTCTATTGAATCATAGACTTTCTGTAAATCAATATTCACCATATATCTGGGAGATGGATTAAACCTTCCATAATCTTTGACTAATTCATAGGCCAAGATAATATTATCCGAGATTTTCCTTCTTGGAATAAAGCCTGTCTGAGCATCACAAATGATACTAGGTATAACTTTCTGAGTCCTAGCAACCAAGATTTTTGCTATAATCTTATACAGTATTGTCCAACAAGCAATTGGTCTATACTCCTTTACTGTCAGAGGACTAGAATTCTTTGGAACTAAAGTGATCGTAGTGCAGTTAATAGCTTTAAATATTTTCCCTGATGTAAAGAATCGTTTAACTGCCAGAGTAACCTCATCCTTCAGTATTGGCCAACCTTGTTTAAAGAAATGAGAATTGTACCCATCAATACCTGGAGCATTGTCATCCTCTATGGCCTACAATCCATACCATACATCTTGGTCAGTAATATCATCACATAACTCCCTTTCTTTGTTGTTGAGAGAGGGTTGGACCTTTTATCATTGTGAGTCTGTTAACTGTTGGGATTGAAGGGGAAGTTGTACCCATAAGGTATTTATAGAAAGCAATAATTTCCTTCTTTATAGCTAGAGTATCATTCAGTTGTGCATCAGTAAGGGATGTAAGATGTAATATCTGCTTTTTTGTGTTCTTTTCTTAACCAAAGCTGAAAAATACTTGGTATTGGCATTCCTAAGTTTTATCCATTTTGCGCGAGCTTTCTACCTAAGAGAACTTTCTTCCACAAGTGACCATTTATCCAAATGAAGCAAGATCTGTTTCTCGTTTCCCAAGTGCTGGTCAGTACATAGAGCATTTATCAGCTCCTGAGTTAGCTGCAGTTCCTCTCGAGCTAGGACAATTTTCTGAGAAATACTCTTGAATTCTGCATTGTTCAGCCGCTTCAATAAAGGTTTAAGCAACTTAAGCTTTAACCATATATCCTTCATAGGCCACATATCTAGTTTCTGCTCCCAACTTTGTTGCACCATAGGCAGGAAATCCTGATGACCAGTCCATACATTGAAGAATCTGAATGGGACATTGATGTTTCTAGCCTTAATCTTGAGGGAAAAGATCATAGGAGAATGATCAGAAATGAAATAAAGTTCATACTCAGTTACTGCATGCCCCCATTGCAACATCTATTCATGATTACCAAATGCTCTATCTATTATGCTATAGACCCTATCAACACCACTCTGCTTATTTGACCATGTATAATACTCCCCTTTCCATTGTAATTCAGACAGTAGAAGATCAGTAATACACTCCGTATAGGCTTTGATCTCTGCATAGGTAACTGGGTTCCCAAATATCTTATCTTGAGGGAGGAGCATAGCATTATAGTCTCCTATAATCAGCTAGGGAACATGAACTCCAAGTGCAACCTGTTTCAATCCTTGAGACATAGCCTCTATATATTCAATTGCATTAAAGTTACTGTAACTATATAATTGATCATCCAACTTCAATACAGATACCTCATATAGATTTTTGTCCTATAGTAACCATATTCTCCCATTCATAGCCTTCTAGTAATTGTTTTCCAATCTCCAGCAAGGGAAAATATTATTCCATACTTGTTTAGCATTGGGTCATTTAACTTTTGTTTTAACTAGTCCAGCAAGCTTAATGTTCTTTATTTTTAAGTAATTTCTCAACTCCTTTTGTTTATACCTCTTATTCATACCTCTAACATTCCAAAAAATCCAATTCATAATGAAGGTTTGGAGCCACCTCCTTTATCAGGAGGTAGTGTAAGACTCACACTATTCCATTTTTTTGCTAACACATTACCAGAAGATGATGCAGGGCCTAGGGCAGGGAAATTTGCTAAATTAAGCTCAGGGCTGCTCATCAAGACTTTCTCCTTCTGTGCATGAGGTTGAGAATCTACAGTTTTACTTTGCTCAACACACTAAACTACTACATAAGTAGCAGGTGGAGCTTCTTTAGGAACATTGTTGATCATCTCAATACTAGTAGCACCTACTTGAATATCAGGTGCAGTAGCATTTGGAGGGACTAGTCTCTTAGTTTTTCATTCCATCGTAACCTTACTTGGTTCTCTTCTTCTTTCCTGTGGTGCATGATTCTAAGTGTCAGGCTTAGGAGGAGGTGGACACTTATATCCCACTACTTGGCATAGTTGGCAGAACTCAGGTTTCCAATAAAATATAACTTCCTGGGTGAATTGCCGACCATTTGGATCTAGCACTGTAATTGCTTCAGGCAATTCTCTAGTGACATTTACTTTAACAAGCATCCTAGCATAGGAAATTCGTGTCTTCTTGGAAGTACATTCATCTGCAAAGATGGGAGTTCAAATAACACTTGCTATCCTATTAAGGGAGTTGCTACTCCAACAATTCATAGGGAGATTTGGGAATTTCATCCGTAGTGGAATCTCAGTAGGGAATTCAGTATTGAAATCGAATTCAGGTGTTTAGGGTTTAAGAATAATAGGTCTATTGTTGATTGAATATGGTCCAGAATAGTAGACTGCATTCAGATCTTCAATAGTTTGGAACTTAATCACATAGTAACCCTCG contains:
- the LOC107782084 gene encoding uncharacterized protein LOC107782084 encodes the protein MYKNDARPNAKFIMWLQLQDKLLTTDRLAKWGITVDLECVMCHTQPENRNHSCMDCDFAITMWNMTLIWLQKQAGPTTRWNQHVAWIIQNAKGRTQQAHIFRSVYTEFVYAIWMERNQKIFEKKSRDWESIDREIAYLSNIASCVKLAMLVVVIANSGIGECRLETVCGGGFG